The region GCCGCATATCGCCGCACCTGGTTGCCGTAGACGCCCAGCGTTCCATTCTTGGCATGGACCACCGGGTTCGCGCTTTCATCGAACCCAAAAGTGGCCCAGGTGCCCTCTATAATGCAGTTCATCGTGGGGTACTTCAGCACAACGACCGCGTGGTCGTCGGGGACCTCGCCCGGCGCCTTCGTGTAGTTGCCTCGAACGGCGAACACAGAGTTCGGCTTCCCGAAGTACCACCTCGAAAGGGCCGCGCCATAGCAGCAGAAATCCGCCATTGCACCGCCGCCGTTTCGGTGTTCGTCGTACAGCCACCCGACGAAATACTCGTCGCACCCGATCTCCTTGGGGCCGTGGTGCCCGGTGCGGAAACGGAAATGGAACACCTGTCCCAAGGACACGTCCTGAAGTTGCCGGTGAAGCTCGTATGGCCAGGACGACCAGGCAATCGGCCAGTTGATGAGAAGGGTCTTGCCGGACTTTCGCTGCGCCTTCAGCATGCGCTGGGCATCGATGCCGTCGGCGGCCATTGCTTTCTCGACGAAACAGGGGACTCCGCGCTCCAGCGCTTCGATGGCGATCTCGGCAGACTCGCGGTTGTCGCTGCACACCACGAGGCCGTCGAGGGTCTCGGCATCGAGCATCGCGCGCCAGTCGGTGTAGCTCATCGAGAACCGGTCCTTTGCCTTTTCAAGGAGGGGCGTGGGATCGGCTACCGCTGCCAACTCCCAACCGGGGTCCTCATCAAAGCGGTCGATCAATCCCCAAACGTGTCCGTGAATGAGCCCGGCAAATCCGATACGCATGAGGCTCATTTCGGAGCCGCGCCGTCCGACTCCTGCCAAGCCCTTGCCGCCGCTTCGCCGGCCACCCAGCCCGTGGCGAACGCAGCCTGAAGGTTGTAGCCGCCCACGGGTCCGGCGACGTCCAATGCCTCTCCGCAGCAATAGAGCCCATGGCACTTCCTCGAGGCCATCGTGTGGGGATCCACTTCATCAAGCGCTACTCCCCCGGCGACCACTTCCCCTTTCTCAAGGATCACCTCGGCAACATCGCCTAGCTTGAACCCCTTCATGGCTTCGACGAGGCGGTTGCGCGATTTTCGGTCCAGGTCCCTGAACGCCTGCTCAAGCGGAACGGCCGCCTGGATCAGCGCTTCGGCTCGCATCCGCTCGGGCAGATAATCCTCCAGGAATCCGAGGACTCTCCTT is a window of Armatimonadota bacterium DNA encoding:
- a CDS encoding Gfo/Idh/MocA family oxidoreductase, with amino-acid sequence MRIGFAGLIHGHVWGLIDRFDEDPGWELAAVADPTPLLEKAKDRFSMSYTDWRAMLDAETLDGLVVCSDNRESAEIAIEALERGVPCFVEKAMAADGIDAQRMLKAQRKSGKTLLINWPIAWSSWPYELHRQLQDVSLGQVFHFRFRTGHHGPKEIGCDEYFVGWLYDEHRNGGGAMADFCCYGAALSRWYFGKPNSVFAVRGNYTKAPGEVPDDHAVVVLKYPTMNCIIEGTWATFGFDESANPVVHAKNGTLGVYGNQVRRYAAGMEMRTFEGAAPPAKSPAPYFRECIQSGRVPEGLLDPEVAADAARIIELAVKSARTGCEEKF